In Haloterrigena turkmenica DSM 5511, a single genomic region encodes these proteins:
- a CDS encoding transcription initiation factor IIB, translated as MARPSRQRERESASTETTDQRERERACDECSDGTLVTSEDQGELVCDQCGLVVEGSNIDHGPEWRAFNHSERQSKSRVGAPTTQTMHDKGLTTSIDWKNQDAYGRSISADKRSQMRRLRKWQERIRTKDAGERNLQFALSEIDRMASSLGIPRSVREVACVIYRRALDEDLIRGRSIEGVATSTLYAACRMEGIPRSLEEVAAVSRVERKEIGRTYRYVAQELSLEMEPVDPKQYTPRFCSELDLSEEVQAKATEIIDTTTEKGLLSGKSPTGYAAAAIYAASLLCNEKKTQREIAEVAQVTEVTIRNRYQEQIEAMGI; from the coding sequence ATGGCTCGCCCATCCCGCCAGCGCGAACGCGAATCAGCATCGACCGAAACCACAGATCAACGCGAGCGCGAGCGGGCGTGTGACGAGTGTTCCGACGGAACGCTCGTCACGAGCGAGGATCAGGGCGAACTCGTCTGCGATCAGTGCGGACTCGTCGTCGAAGGCTCGAACATCGACCACGGCCCGGAGTGGCGCGCGTTCAACCACTCGGAGCGACAGAGCAAGTCCCGCGTCGGCGCGCCGACGACCCAGACGATGCACGACAAGGGGCTGACGACCTCCATCGACTGGAAGAACCAGGACGCCTACGGCCGCTCGATCTCTGCGGACAAGCGCAGCCAGATGCGCCGCCTGCGCAAGTGGCAGGAACGCATCCGCACCAAGGACGCCGGCGAACGCAACCTACAGTTCGCCCTCAGCGAGATCGATCGGATGGCCTCCTCGCTGGGCATTCCCCGGTCGGTCCGCGAGGTCGCCTGCGTCATCTACCGCCGCGCGTTAGACGAGGACCTCATCCGCGGGCGCTCCATCGAGGGCGTCGCCACCAGCACCCTCTACGCCGCCTGCCGCATGGAGGGCATTCCCCGCAGCTTAGAGGAGGTCGCCGCCGTCTCCCGCGTCGAGCGCAAGGAGATCGGCCGCACCTACCGCTACGTCGCCCAGGAGCTCAGCCTCGAGATGGAGCCCGTCGATCCGAAACAGTACACGCCGCGCTTTTGCTCGGAGCTCGACCTCTCGGAGGAGGTCCAGGCCAAGGCCACCGAGATCATCGACACGACGACCGAGAAGGGACTGCTGTCGGGCAAGTCGCCCACGGGCTACGCCGCCGCCGCGATCTACGCCGCCTCGCTGCTCTGTAACGAGAAGAAGACTCAGCGCGAAATCGCCGAGGTCGCGCAGGTGACCGAGGTGACGATCCGGAATCGGTATCAGGAGCAGATCGAAGCGATGGGTATCTAG
- a CDS encoding universal stress protein: MYETLLVPTDGSDQAAVAASHAIDIAATRSATVHVLSVVDDRAFLVLDEDRVETVRDDLRANARDAIDDVATSAAAHDLTVETATDTGHPAECIVDYAADHDVDMIVMGTSGDEYETNVVGSVSQRVVREAPAPVLTVGPDTEC; encoded by the coding sequence ATGTACGAGACACTCCTCGTTCCAACCGACGGCAGCGACCAGGCGGCGGTCGCCGCGAGCCACGCGATCGACATCGCAGCGACGCGATCGGCGACAGTCCACGTCCTCTCGGTCGTCGACGACCGCGCGTTCCTCGTCCTCGACGAGGACCGCGTCGAGACGGTCCGCGACGACCTGCGAGCGAACGCCCGCGACGCGATCGACGACGTCGCGACGAGCGCAGCGGCCCACGACCTCACGGTCGAGACGGCCACCGACACGGGCCACCCCGCCGAGTGCATCGTCGACTACGCGGCCGACCACGACGTCGACATGATCGTAATGGGAACCAGCGGCGACGAGTACGAGACCAACGTCGTCGGAAGCGTCTCCCAGCGGGTCGTTCGTGAGGCTCCTGCGCCCGTCCTGACCGTCGGACCGGACACCGAGTGCTGA
- a CDS encoding amphi-Trp domain-containing protein: MVQRTTADEKLPRSELAAYLATLAEEFDGDAEEINVGVGNKTVSLNPAAEVDVSIDVVERSSMLRGNRETIEIELSWKS, translated from the coding sequence ATGGTTCAACGGACGACGGCCGACGAGAAACTTCCGCGATCGGAACTCGCAGCGTATCTGGCGACGCTGGCCGAGGAGTTCGACGGCGACGCCGAAGAGATCAACGTCGGCGTCGGTAACAAGACGGTCTCGCTGAACCCGGCCGCGGAGGTCGACGTCTCGATCGACGTCGTCGAACGCTCCTCGATGCTCCGGGGGAATCGCGAGACGATCGAGATCGAACTGAGCTGGAAGTCCTAA
- a CDS encoding KaiC domain-containing protein, which translates to MREVSDDWFERALEDAEESADDEAGDDSSGDATAEQFDAISSAETTGDRVESAEAASQRGTEAETANESREESGGELFDEDFGSALADVDVPTVRADETGPKGFSELDFDLSTGDETDFDEAVDSDLPRLELGIEGLDRMIQGGVPERSLLVAMGSAGTGKTTFGLQFLEHGLARGENAVFITLEESRRRVIDSATEKGYPFDEYLAEDRLAVVDVDPIEMANSLQSITNELPTLIEEFDAARLVLDSVSLLEMMYEDRATRRNEIYDFTRSLKEAGVTALLTSEASEESPYASRYGIVEYLTDAVFVLQYIRPDDFRETRLAVEIQKIRDANHSREKKPYEITDDGISVYQQANLF; encoded by the coding sequence GTGCGTGAGGTGTCCGACGACTGGTTCGAACGCGCGCTCGAGGACGCCGAGGAGTCGGCGGACGACGAGGCAGGGGACGACTCGTCTGGCGATGCGACCGCCGAGCAGTTCGACGCGATCAGTAGCGCGGAGACGACGGGTGACCGCGTCGAGTCTGCTGAAGCCGCGAGTCAGCGTGGGACGGAGGCCGAGACAGCCAACGAGAGTCGTGAGGAGAGCGGCGGCGAGCTGTTCGACGAGGACTTCGGCTCGGCGCTCGCGGACGTCGACGTTCCGACCGTCAGGGCGGACGAGACCGGCCCGAAGGGATTCTCGGAGCTCGACTTCGACCTCTCGACGGGCGACGAGACCGACTTCGACGAAGCGGTCGACTCCGACCTCCCCCGACTCGAGCTCGGCATCGAGGGGCTCGATCGGATGATTCAGGGCGGCGTCCCCGAACGCTCCCTGCTCGTCGCGATGGGCAGCGCCGGGACCGGAAAGACGACCTTCGGCCTACAGTTTCTCGAGCACGGGCTGGCGCGGGGCGAGAACGCGGTGTTCATCACCTTAGAGGAGAGCCGCCGGCGCGTGATCGACAGCGCGACCGAGAAGGGCTACCCCTTCGACGAGTACCTCGCCGAGGACCGACTCGCCGTCGTCGACGTCGACCCGATCGAAATGGCCAATAGCCTGCAGTCGATCACGAACGAGCTCCCGACGCTCATCGAGGAGTTCGACGCCGCTCGGCTCGTCCTCGACTCGGTGTCGCTGCTCGAGATGATGTACGAGGATCGCGCGACCCGCCGCAACGAGATCTACGACTTCACCCGGAGCCTGAAGGAGGCCGGCGTCACCGCGCTGCTGACGAGCGAGGCGTCCGAAGAGTCGCCCTATGCCTCCCGGTACGGCATCGTGGAGTACCTCACGGACGCGGTTTTCGTCTTGCAGTACATCCGGCCGGACGACTTCCGGGAGACGCGCCTGGCCGTCGAGATCCAGAAGATCCGGGACGCGAACCACTCTCGAGAGAAGAAACCCTACGAGATCACGGACGACGGGATTTCGGTCTACCAGCAGGCGAACCTGTTTTGA
- a CDS encoding NAD(+)/NADH kinase, producing the protein MDVAVGIVGQRGNERAQGLAASLAETLERRGRDGGEIAVVVDEATGEAIDVPACPVDEMGDRDLVVSIGGDGTLLFVAREVGPTPILGVNLGEVGFLNAVAPEDAVDVVTDLVADYRETGAFEGRELARLEATGEGADWTLEPALNEIVVHGPRRGPGGGATVEIRVDGGQYAAGHADGVLVATPTGSTAYNLSEGGPLVHPAADALVVTQMAAADSMPPLVVDPDTELSITISGPDIAYAISDGRNRQRLEPPATITVSVADEPIRLVGPRGDFVSSLDKLD; encoded by the coding sequence ATGGACGTCGCCGTCGGTATCGTCGGCCAGCGAGGCAACGAGCGCGCACAGGGACTCGCCGCGTCGCTCGCGGAGACGCTCGAGCGACGCGGACGCGACGGGGGTGAGATCGCGGTCGTCGTCGACGAGGCGACCGGTGAGGCAATCGACGTGCCCGCGTGCCCGGTCGACGAGATGGGCGACCGAGATCTCGTCGTGAGCATCGGCGGCGACGGCACGCTGCTGTTCGTCGCCCGCGAGGTCGGCCCCACACCGATCCTCGGAGTCAACCTCGGCGAGGTCGGCTTTCTCAACGCCGTCGCGCCCGAGGACGCCGTCGACGTCGTCACCGATCTCGTCGCGGACTACCGCGAGACCGGCGCGTTCGAGGGGCGCGAACTCGCTCGCCTCGAGGCGACGGGCGAGGGGGCCGACTGGACCCTCGAGCCGGCGCTCAACGAGATCGTCGTGCACGGCCCGCGTCGGGGTCCCGGCGGCGGGGCGACTGTCGAGATCCGCGTTGACGGCGGGCAGTACGCCGCCGGCCACGCCGACGGCGTCCTCGTGGCGACGCCGACGGGCTCGACCGCGTACAACCTGAGCGAGGGCGGGCCGCTGGTTCACCCGGCCGCCGACGCGTTGGTCGTCACGCAGATGGCCGCCGCCGATTCGATGCCGCCGCTGGTCGTCGATCCGGACACCGAGCTCTCGATTACGATCTCGGGGCCCGACATCGCCTACGCGATCAGCGACGGCCGGAACCGACAGCGACTCGAGCCCCCGGCGACGATCACCGTCTCGGTCGCGGACGAGCCGATCAGACTCGTCGGGCCTCGCGGGGACTTCGTCTCCAGCCTCGACAAACTCGACTGA
- a CDS encoding DsbA family oxidoreductase — protein sequence MSGTADSTDRLELYADYVCPFCYLGTRSLEQYREEREAPLEIDWQPFDLRSGKRNPDGSIDHEVDDGKDDQYYEQAKQNVRRLQEEYGVEMNQIMATEVDSLPAQQASWYVKQEYPEQWAAFDEAIYQALWQDGRDIGDADVLADLAESVGLPIDEIRSAVEDDGLRTELEDRFQAAQRRGITGVPTFVYEDHAARGAVPPAQLERLVEGAEQAQR from the coding sequence ATGTCCGGGACAGCCGATTCGACCGACCGACTCGAACTCTACGCCGACTACGTCTGCCCCTTCTGTTATCTGGGGACGCGCTCGCTCGAGCAGTACCGAGAAGAGCGCGAGGCGCCCCTCGAGATCGACTGGCAACCGTTCGACCTCCGCAGCGGCAAGCGGAACCCCGATGGCTCCATCGATCACGAGGTCGACGACGGCAAGGACGACCAGTACTACGAACAGGCCAAACAGAACGTCCGCCGGCTGCAGGAGGAGTACGGCGTCGAGATGAACCAGATCATGGCCACCGAGGTCGACTCGCTGCCGGCCCAGCAGGCCTCGTGGTACGTCAAGCAGGAGTACCCCGAACAGTGGGCGGCCTTCGACGAGGCGATCTACCAGGCGCTCTGGCAGGACGGCCGCGACATCGGCGACGCCGACGTCCTCGCGGACCTCGCCGAGTCCGTCGGGCTCCCGATCGACGAGATTCGCTCGGCGGTCGAGGACGACGGGCTCCGAACGGAACTCGAGGACCGGTTTCAAGCGGCCCAGCGGCGGGGCATAACCGGCGTTCCGACGTTCGTGTACGAGGACCACGCCGCCCGCGGCGCCGTCCCACCGGCCCAACTCGAGCGACTCGTCGAGGGTGCAGAGCAGGCCCAACGATAA